One genomic segment of Sminthopsis crassicaudata isolate SCR6 chromosome 4, ASM4859323v1, whole genome shotgun sequence includes these proteins:
- the LOC141540939 gene encoding LOW QUALITY PROTEIN: uncharacterized protein LOC141540939 (The sequence of the model RefSeq protein was modified relative to this genomic sequence to represent the inferred CDS: substituted 1 base at 1 genomic stop codon), producing the protein MRDLSLAAGSTHLENAGAAGGEGPLPQRRKAKRKKAXGQTALRAPRSRDCRPPRRVWRASPRL; encoded by the coding sequence ATGCGAGATCTTTCCTTGGCAGCAGGAAGCACACACCTAGAGAATGCTGGAGCTGCAGGGGGAGAGGGCCCACTACCACAGcggagaaaagcaaaaaggaaaaaggcctAGGGACAGACAGCGCTGAGGGCCCCCCGCAGCCGTGACTGCCGCCCCCCGAGAAGAGTGTGGCGAGCCAGTCCCCGTTTGTGA
- the BCL9 gene encoding B-cell CLL/lymphoma 9 protein has translation MHSSNPKVRNSPSGNTQSSPKSKQEVMVRPPTVMSPSGNPQLDSKFSNPGKQGGSASQSQPSPCDSKSGGHPPKALPGPGGSMGLKNGAGNGAKGKGRRERSISADSFDQRDAGTPNDDSEIKECNSADHIKPQDSQHPAHSMTPANASAPRSSTPSHGQAAAPEPAATQKTPSKVVYVFSTEMANKAAEAVLKGQVETIVSFHIQNISNSKTERSTGPLNTQISTLRNDPKSLPQQPPASANQDQNSSQNTKLQLTPPIPAPAPKSAAPPCPLDQDSPGVENKLIPSAGSPANSTPLPAEGSGPNSTPNNRALTPVSQGSSSSTTDPKGPLPPPVSSGEPPTLGENPDGLSQEQLEHRERSLQTLRDIQRMLFPDEKEFSGAQSGGPQQGSGVLDGPQKKPEGPIQAMMAQSQSLGKGPGPRTDVGAPFGPQGHREVPFSPEEMVPPPMNSQPGPMGPDHLDHMTPEQMAWLKLQQEFYEEKRRKQEQVAVQQCSLQDMMVHQHGPRGVVRGPPPPYQMASGEGWGPAGPEPFADGINMPHSLPPRGVAPPPNMPGSQMRLPGFAGMINSEMEGPNVPNPASRPGLSGVSWPDDVPKIPDGRNFPPGQGVFSGPGRGERFPNPPNLSDEMFPQQLAEKQLGLPPGMSIEGIRPSIEMNRMIPGSQRHMEPGNNPLFPRIPMEGPLSPSRADFPKGMPPQLGPGRELEFGMVPGGMKGEVNLNVNMGSNPQMLPQKMREAGVGPEEMMKLRPGASEMLPSQQKMVPLPFGDHPQQEYGMGPRPFLPMSQGPGGNSGLRNLRDPVGPDQRTNSRLSHMPPLPLNPSSNPASLNTAPPVQRSLGRKPLDISVAASQVHSPGINPLKSPTMRQVQSPMLGSPSGNLKSPQTPSQLAGMLAGPAAAASIKSPPVLGSAAASPVHLKSPSLPAPSPGWTSSPKPPLQSPGIPPNHKTSLTMASPAMMGNVESGGPPPPTAGQSASVNIPGSLPSSTPYTMPPEPTLSQNPLSIMMSRMSKFAMPSSTPLYHDAIKTVASSDDDSPPARSPNLPSMNNMPGMGINPQNPRISGPNPGVPMPTLSPMGMTQPLSHSNQMPSPNAMGPSIPPHGVPVGPGLMSHNPMMGHGSQEPPMVPQGRMGFPQGFPPVQSPPQQVPFPHNGPSGGQGNFPGGMGFPGEGPLGRPSNLPQSSTDPALCKPGGPGGPDSFTVLGNNMPSVFTDPDLQEVIRPGATGIPEFDLSRIIPSEKPSQTLQYFPRGEVPGRKQPQGPGPGFSHMQGMMGDQAPRMGLALPGMGGPGPVGSADIPLGTAPSMPGHNPMRPPAFLQQGMMGPHHRMMSPAQSAMPGQPTLMSNPAAAVGMIPGKDRAPAGLYTHPGPVGSPGMMMSMQGMMGPQQNIMIPPQMRPRGMAADVGMGGFSQGPGNPGNMMF, from the exons ATGCATTCCAGTAACCCTAAAGTGAGGAACTCTCCATCAGGAAACACACAGAG tAGCCCCAAATCTAAGCAGGAGGTGATGGTCCGTCCCCCCACAGTGATGTCCCCATCTGGAAACCCCCAACTGGATTCCAAATTCTCCAATCCGGGTAAACAGGGGGGCTCAGCCAGCCAGTCCCAGCCATCCCCCTGTGACTCCAAGAGTGGGGGCCACCCCCCCAAAGCACTCCCTGGCCCAGGTGGGAGCATGGGGCTGAAGAACGGGGCTGGAAATGGTGccaagggaaaggggagaagggagagaagtatTTCAGCGGACTCGTTTGATCAGAGGGACGCTGGGACGCCAAATGATGACTCTGAAATCAAAG AGTGTAATTCTGCGGATCACATAAAGCCCCAGGATTCCCAGCATCCCGCACACTCCATGACGCCTGCAAATGCTTCAGCCCCGAGGTCTTCCACCCCCTCCCATGGCCAGGCGGCTGCGCCAGAGCCGGCTGCGACTCAGAAGACGCCATCCAAAGTGGTCTATGTATTCTCTACCGAGATGGCCAACAA GGCCGCCGAGGCAGTGCTGAAGGGCCAAGTGGAAACCATCGTCTCCTTCCACATCCAGAACATCTCCAACAGCAAGACTGAGAGAAGCACCGGGCCTCTG AACACACAGATCTCTACCCTTCGGAATGATCCCAAATCACTACCACAGCAGCCTCCGGCTTCAGCCAACCAGGACCAGAATTCTTCCCAGAATACCAAACTACAACTGACTCCGCCCATTCCGGCACCAGCACCCAAGTCCGCCGCTCCTCCCTGTCCCCTGGATCAGGACAGTCCCGGAGTGGAAAACAAACTGATTCCTTCTGCGGGGAGCCCGGCCAACTCCACGCCACTGCCTGCAGAAGGCTCTGGGCCAAACTCTACCCCCAACAACCGAGCGCTCACTCCCGTGTCCCAGGGGAGTAGCAGCTCTACCACGGATCCCAAAggtcccctccctccccctgtcTCCAGCGGAGAGCCGCCCACCCTGGGGGAGAACCCCGACGGGCTGTCCCAGGAGCAGCTGGAGCACCGGGAGCGCTCGCTGCAGACACTCCGAGACATCCAGCGCATGCTCTTCCCTGACGAGAAGGAGTTCTCGGGGGCTCAGAGTGGGGGCCCCCAGCAGGGCTCGGGGGTGCTCGACGGCCCGCAGAAAAAGCCAGAGGGGCCCATACAGGCCATGATGGCCCAGTCCCAAAGCCTCGGCAAAGGGCCCGGGCCCAGGACCGACGTGGGCGCTCCCTTTGGCCCTCAGGGACACAGAGAGGTGCCCTTTTCACCTGAGGAGATGGTCCCACCCCCCATGAACTCACAGCCGGGGCCCATGGGCCCTGACCACCTGGACCACATGACCCCCGAGCAGATGGCGTGGCTGAAACTGCAGCAGGAGTTTTatgaggagaagaggaggaagcagGAGCAGGTGGCTGTGCAGCAGTGCTCCCTGCAGGACATGATGGTCCATCAGCACGGGCCCCGAGGAGTGGTCCGGGGCCCTCCCCCACCCTACCAGATGGCCTCCGGTGAGGGCTGGGGGCCGGCGGGGCCCGAGCCTTTTGCCGACGGGATAAACATGCCCCATTCCCTGCCCCCACGGGGTGTGGCTCCTCCCCCCAACATGCCGGGAAGTCAGATGCGGCTTCCGGGGTTTGCAGGAATGATTAACTCTGAGATGGAAGGGCCAAACGTCCCTAATCCTGCCTCCAGACCGGGCCTCTCTGGAGTTAGTTGGCCAGATGACGTGCCAAAAATTCCGGATGGCCGAAATTTCCCTCCAGGCCAGGGGGTCTTCAGCGGCCCTGGCCGAGGGGAGCGCTTCCCGAACCCTCCCAATTTGTCTGACGAGATGTTCCCACAGCAGCTGGCAGAGAAGCAGTTGGGCCTGCCCCCTGGCATGAGCATCGAAGGCATCCGGCCCAGCATCGAGATGAACAGGATGATCCCGGGATCTCAGCGACACATGGAGCCTGGGAATAATCCCCTTTTCCCTCGTATACCAATGGAGGGGCCCCTCAGCCCTTCCCGGGCCGACTTCCCTAAAGGAATGCCGCCCCAGCTTGGCCCCGGCCGGGAACTGGAGTTTGGGATGGTCCCCGGTGGCATGAAGGGGGAGGTCAATCTGAACGTCAACATGGGCTCCAACCCGCAGATGCTACCTCAGAAGATGAGGGAGGCCGGGGTGGGTCCCGAGGAGATGATGAAGCTGCGGCCCGGCGCCTCCGAGATGCTCCCCTCCCAACAAAAGATGGTGCCCCTGCCCTTCGGCGACCACCCCCAGCAGGAGTACGGCATGGGCCCCAGGCCTTTCCTCCCCATGTCTCAGGGTCCGGGCGGCAACAGTGGGCTTCGCAATCTTAGAGACCCAGTTGGGCCCGACCAAAGGACTAACAGCCGGCTCAGCCACATGCCACCACTACCTCTCAACCCGTCCAGTAACCCTGCCAGCCTCAACACCGCGCCCCCCGTTCAGCGCAGTCTGGGACGTAAGCCCTTGGATATTTCTGTCGCCGCCAGCCAGGTGCATTCTCCAGGCATTAATCCTCTGAAGTCTCCCACCATGCGCCAGGTCCAGTCCCCCATGCTGGGCTCACCCTCGGGGAACCTCAAGTCACCCCAGACTCCATCCCAGCTGGCGGGCATGCTGGCAGGTCCAGCTGCTGCTGCTTCCATTAAGTCCCCTCCCGTCTTGGGGTCTGCTGCTGCTTCACCTGTTCACCTCAAGTCTCCATCACTTCCTGCCCCTTCACCTGGATGGACCTCGTCTCCAAAACCTCCACTGCAGAGTCCCGGGATCCCTCCCAACCACAAAACGTCTCTCACCATGGCTTCTCCGGCCATGATGGGAAATGTAGAGTCAG gTGGTCCACCACCTCCTACTGCTGGCCAGTCTGCTTCTGTGAATATTCCTGGAAGTCTTCCCTCTAGTACCCCTTACACAATGCCTCCAGAACCAACcctttcccagaatcctctctccaTCATGATGTCTCGAATGTCCAAGTTTGCAATGCCCAGTTCTACCCCACTTTACCATGATGCCATCAAGACTGTGGCCAGTTCGGATGACGACTCCCCTCCAGCTCGATCTCCCAACTTGCCATCAATGAATAACATGCCAG gAATGGGCATTAACCCCCAGAATCCTCGAATTTCAGGCCCAAACCCGGGGGTTCCGATGCCAACCCTTAGCCCGATGGGAATGACCCAGCCACTCTCTCACTCCAACCAGATGCCCTCTCCGAACGCTATGGGACCCAGTATACCTCCTCACGGGGTGCCCGTGGGGCCCGGTCTGATGTCACACAATCCGATGATGGGGCACGGGTCCCAGGAGCCTCCCATGGTACCTCAAGGACGAATGGGGTTCCCCCAGGGGTTCCCTCCAGTACAGTCTCCTCCGCAGCAGGTGCCATTTCCCCACAATGGCCCCAGTGGGGGTCAAGGCAACTTTCCCGGAGGCATGGGCTTCCCTGGAGAAGGACCCCTGGGCCGTCCCAGCAACCTGCCCCAAAGTTCCACCGATCCCGCACTTTGTAAGCCCGGAGGCCCCGGGGGTCCCGACTCCTTCACCGTCCTGGGAAACAACATGCCTTCGGTCTTCACAGACCCGGACCTGCAGGAGGTGATCCGGCCCGGGGCCACGGGAATCCCGGAGTTCGACCTCTCCCGCATCATCCCCTCTGAGAAGCCCAGCCAGACGCTGCAGTATTTCCCTCGAGGGGAAGTCCCCGGCCGCAAACAGCCCCAGGGGCCGGGGCCCGGCTTCTCCCACATGCAGGGGATGATGGGAGACCAGGCCCCGAGGATGGGACTCGCATTACCCGGCATGGGCGGCCCGGGTCCCGTGGGCTCCGCAGACATCCCCCTGGGCACCGCCCCCTCCATGCCGGGACACAACCCCATGAGGCCGCCCGCCTTTCTGCAGCAAGGCATGATGGGCCCTCACCATCGGATGATGTCACCAGCACAATCTGCAATGCCAGGCCAGCCCACCCTGATGAGCAACCCGGCGGCCGCCGTCGGCATGATCCCCGGCAAGGATCGGGCCCCTGCTGGGCTCTACACCCACCCGGGGCCCGTGGGCTCTCCGGGCATGATGATGTCCATGCAGGGCATGATGGGACCCCAACAGAACATCATGATCCCCCCCCAGATGAGGCCTCGGGGCATGGCTGCGGATGTGGGCATGGGTGGATTTAGCCAAGGACCCGGAAACCCAGGGAACATGATGTTTTAA